The following are encoded together in the Pelagicoccus enzymogenes genome:
- a CDS encoding glycoside hydrolase family 2 TIM barrel-domain containing protein codes for MMKKILPILCCVVLASTAFGASEAALNPNQISLDSTAVREQQTFDFGWRFSLGDEPEAKNPGFDDESWRSLDLPHDWSIEGPYDKDAPSGGSGGYLPTGVGWYRKTFTLPDEARGKQARIQFDGVYQNSTVWINGHELGTRPFGYATFHYDLTPHLNYGSTPNVIAVRVDNSDQPNSRWYSGSGIYRHTWLTITDPLAVAPFGVYVTTPEVSAEAATVHVQTSVRNERSEGTRFTLHTSLLGSRGEALAQNVEEVSAPSEIAAGGELELAATLQVPTPRLWSPDTPELYRARSELRVDDVVVDAVETTFGIRELVYDVDRGLLINGEQVKLRGMCLHEDGGAVGAAVPEAVLERRLRLLMEMGCNAVRASHNPMAPEFYELCDRLGMLVMDEVFDEWTVRKPQIKFGYSDIFEEWFERDVVDFVRRDRNHPSIVMWSAGNEIGEQRSEVGIEVLGKLIEIFHREDPTRPVTAGLDNVFNGDGRAPEAFTELLDVVGYNYPDRWGDRRELLHSDDRRDFPERKFVHTESTTARGTRGEYTFGPLLGGGFSFSERRVLPGKGPEAALYLDDTVQAERIWRFVSLNDYVIGDFGWTGIDYLGEARWPRKGASPGPLDTCGFKKDQFYFYQSIWTSDPMVHLLPHWNWPDRVGEIVPVVAYTNCAVVELFLNGRSLGPKSHEFPAQGAEGGWASYAKTVIRPTTGDMKFVWDVPYEPGELKAVGYDRDGNVVVTEFVRTAGDPAKLEVTIDRASIAADARDVAHVTVRAFDANGVFVPLADNQLTFELSGVAKLIGVDNGDLANHDSYQSNERPLYYGMALALLQSTLEPGEARLVVSSPGLPDASVSLAIGD; via the coding sequence ATGATGAAGAAGATCCTGCCCATCCTGTGCTGTGTCGTTCTTGCCTCGACGGCGTTTGGCGCCAGCGAAGCCGCGCTTAACCCTAACCAAATCAGCCTTGATTCCACGGCTGTCCGCGAACAGCAGACTTTCGACTTTGGCTGGCGGTTCTCCCTCGGCGACGAGCCGGAGGCCAAGAACCCAGGCTTTGACGACGAAAGCTGGCGTTCTCTGGACCTGCCGCACGATTGGAGCATCGAAGGTCCATACGACAAAGACGCGCCGAGCGGTGGTTCGGGCGGCTATCTTCCCACGGGCGTCGGCTGGTATCGCAAGACCTTCACCTTGCCGGACGAGGCCCGTGGAAAGCAGGCCCGTATCCAATTCGATGGCGTCTACCAGAACAGCACGGTTTGGATCAATGGGCACGAGCTAGGCACGCGGCCCTTCGGCTACGCGACCTTTCATTACGACCTCACGCCGCACCTCAACTACGGTTCCACGCCCAACGTCATCGCCGTCCGGGTGGACAACTCCGATCAGCCGAATAGTCGCTGGTACTCGGGGTCTGGCATCTACCGCCATACTTGGCTGACAATCACCGACCCGCTGGCGGTCGCCCCATTCGGCGTTTACGTGACCACCCCCGAGGTTTCCGCCGAGGCGGCAACCGTTCACGTGCAGACGAGCGTACGCAACGAACGCTCTGAGGGGACGCGTTTCACGCTGCATACTTCCCTTCTGGGTTCGCGTGGCGAGGCGCTCGCCCAGAATGTAGAGGAGGTATCCGCTCCTTCCGAAATCGCTGCGGGAGGGGAGCTCGAGCTGGCCGCGACTTTGCAGGTTCCCACGCCGCGTCTTTGGTCTCCGGATACGCCGGAGCTTTATCGGGCGAGGTCTGAGCTGCGGGTCGATGACGTGGTGGTCGATGCGGTGGAAACGACCTTTGGCATCCGTGAGCTCGTCTACGACGTGGATCGCGGCCTGCTGATCAACGGCGAGCAGGTCAAGCTCCGTGGCATGTGCCTGCATGAGGATGGAGGGGCAGTTGGCGCAGCGGTACCCGAAGCGGTACTCGAGCGTCGTTTGCGACTGCTGATGGAGATGGGCTGCAACGCGGTGCGGGCCAGTCACAATCCCATGGCTCCTGAATTCTACGAACTTTGCGACCGGCTCGGGATGCTTGTCATGGACGAAGTGTTCGACGAATGGACGGTGCGGAAGCCGCAAATCAAGTTTGGCTACTCCGACATCTTCGAGGAATGGTTCGAACGCGACGTAGTTGATTTTGTCCGACGCGACCGCAACCACCCGTCCATCGTGATGTGGAGCGCCGGCAACGAAATCGGCGAGCAGCGCTCCGAGGTCGGAATCGAGGTACTCGGAAAGCTCATAGAAATCTTCCATCGCGAGGATCCCACGCGTCCCGTCACGGCGGGCTTAGACAATGTCTTCAATGGTGATGGCCGGGCTCCGGAGGCATTTACCGAATTGCTCGACGTTGTTGGATACAACTACCCCGATCGTTGGGGGGACCGCCGCGAGCTTTTGCATTCCGATGACCGTCGCGATTTTCCGGAACGCAAATTCGTCCATACCGAGAGTACGACCGCTCGCGGCACTCGCGGTGAATACACCTTTGGCCCGCTGCTGGGCGGCGGATTTTCGTTCTCGGAAAGACGGGTGCTGCCGGGCAAGGGACCGGAGGCTGCGCTCTACCTCGACGATACGGTGCAGGCCGAACGGATCTGGAGGTTCGTTTCACTCAACGACTACGTGATCGGCGACTTCGGCTGGACGGGAATCGACTACCTCGGCGAGGCACGCTGGCCACGAAAAGGGGCCAGCCCGGGACCGCTCGATACCTGCGGCTTCAAGAAGGATCAGTTCTATTTCTATCAGAGCATCTGGACCAGCGATCCCATGGTGCATCTGTTGCCGCACTGGAATTGGCCGGATCGCGTTGGCGAGATCGTACCGGTCGTGGCCTACACCAACTGCGCGGTGGTTGAACTGTTCCTAAACGGACGCAGCCTTGGCCCGAAGTCGCACGAATTTCCCGCCCAAGGGGCTGAAGGCGGCTGGGCCAGCTATGCCAAGACCGTGATTCGCCCCACCACGGGCGACATGAAGTTCGTTTGGGACGTGCCCTACGAACCCGGCGAATTGAAGGCCGTCGGCTACGACCGCGACGGCAACGTGGTGGTGACGGAATTCGTGCGGACGGCTGGCGACCCGGCCAAACTGGAGGTGACCATCGACCGCGCGTCGATAGCCGCCGACGCCCGAGACGTTGCCCACGTGACGGTACGGGCCTTCGACGCGAACGGCGTCTTCGTTCCACTTGCCGACAATCAGCTGACCTTCGAGCTCTCCGGCGTGGCGAAACTGATCGGCGTAGACAATGGCGACCTCGCGAATCACGACAGCTATCAGAGCAACGAGCGACCCCTCTACTATGGAATGGCCCTTGCCTTGTTGCAATCCACGCTCGAACCCGGCGAAGCGCGACTCGTGGTGAGCAGTCCCGGCCTGCCGGACGCATCGGTCAGCCTAGCAATCGGCGACTAA